Proteins encoded within one genomic window of Armatimonadota bacterium:
- a CDS encoding (2Fe-2S)-binding protein produces the protein MLIRLKVNDEWRTADAGPGASLLHVLREQLGLLGTKNGCEQGECGSCSVWLDGELVCSCLVLAAQAHEREVRTVEALAGPDGLHPVQEAYLEAGAVQCGYCTPGLVVATADLLARNPSPSEAEVREALSGNLCRCTGYVKILGAVHLAAQRLRGRTA, from the coding sequence ATGCTGATCCGCTTGAAGGTCAACGACGAGTGGCGAACAGCCGATGCTGGGCCTGGTGCCAGTCTGCTCCATGTGCTGCGCGAGCAACTGGGCCTGCTCGGAACGAAGAACGGGTGCGAGCAGGGCGAGTGTGGCTCGTGCTCGGTGTGGCTGGACGGCGAACTGGTGTGCTCCTGTCTCGTGCTGGCGGCGCAGGCGCACGAGCGCGAGGTGCGCACCGTCGAGGCGCTTGCCGGTCCTGATGGTCTCCATCCGGTGCAGGAGGCGTATCTCGAAGCAGGGGCCGTGCAGTGCGGTTATTGCACGCCTGGGCTCGTCGTCGCCACAGCCGACCTGCTGGCGCGCAACCCCTCGCCCAGCGAGGCAGAGGTGCGTGAGGCGCTCTCCGGCAACCTGTGCCGGTGCACCGGCTACGTGAAGATCCTCGGCGCGGTGCATCTGGCGGCCCAGCGCCTGCGCGGG